One Sulfitobacter sp. M39 genomic window, GGGGTGCGCGGCGTGTTATATCATGTGCTGGACCCCTCGGAAGAGGCCTTCCCCTTCACCGGTCGCACCATCTTTGAAAGCGTCGGCGGCACGCTGCGCCACGAGACCTTGAAAGCGAACGACCTGAAAGACCGCTATCTGGAACGGCTCGCCGCGCGCAAGGCAGAGCTGCGGCAGCTTTGTGCCCTGACTGGCTGGCAGTACGGGCTGCACCACACCGACAGCACCGCACAATCGGCGCTTTTGTGGCTCTATGCGGCGCTGGATACGCGCAGCGGGGGGGCAGCATGACCGTTCTGGGGGGCATCGGCTTTACCGCGCCGTGGATGCTGCTGGCGCTTCTGGCGCTGCCGATCCTGTGGCTGATCCTGCGCGCGGTGCCGCCTGCACCGATCCGCCGCCGCTTTCCCGGCGTGGCACTGCTGCTTGGGCTAAGCGATGATGAAAGCGTGTCGGACCGCACGCCGTGGTGGTTGCTGCTGCTGCGCATGCTGGCAGTGGCCGCATTGATCATCGGGCTGGCCGGACCGATCCTGAACCCGCAAGAGGAACAGACCCAAGGCACCGGCCCGCTGCTGATCGTGCTCGACGGGTCCTGGGCGGGTGCCACGCGTTGGCCGCAGCAAACCGAAGCGCTAGAGGCGCAGTTGACCCGTGCGGCACGCGCTGGACGCACTGTCGGTTTTCTGACCCTTACCCGACCAGAAGCACCTGCCTTTCAATCCGCTGACGCATGGCGCAGCCGTCTGGCCGGGTTTGATCCCGCCCCCTGGCAGCCTGCCCCCGCCGACATTGACCGCGCGATAGAGATCGCGGACACGCTTGGCGGTTTCGATACCCTGTGGTTCAGCGACGGGCTTGCCTATGCGGGGCGCGACGCGATGCTTGATGCGCTTCAGGGCAAGGGCAGCGTCGAGGTCTATCAGACTGGTGCAGACGTACTGGCACTGGCCCCCGCGACCTATGAGGACGGGGCGATTACCCTGACCGCCAAGCGCGCCCTCGCTGGTGCTGAGCGGTCGGTGACCATCACTGCACAGGGCCGTGATCCGGCAGGGAATATGCGCGTCCTCGCCAGCGTTCCGGCCACATTCGACGCAGGATCAACGCAGGCCAGCGCGGCCCTGTCCCTGCCCGCAGAGCTGCGCGCGCGGATCACGCGTTTCGACATCGCGGGCCAACGCTCCGCCGGGGCGACGACGCTGGTGGACGATGCACTGCGGCGGCGCGAGGTTGGGCTGATCGCCGGACGCGAAAACCGCGAGGGGCTGGAGCTGCTGTCCCCGCTGCACTACATCGAACAGGCTCTGGCCCCCACCGCCGATCTGATCGATGGCGGGATTGGTGATGTGCTGCCCGCAAACCCCGATGTGATCGTGCTGGCCGACATCGCGACCCTGTCGGAGGCAGAGCAAGACCCCTTGATCGACTGGATCGAAGCCGGTGGAATGTTGGTCCGTTTCGCCGGACCGCGCATCGCCGCCAGCGACGTCAGCCGAGACACCGAAGACCCGCTGATGCCTGTGCGCCTGCGGGCCGGTGGCCGCAGTGTCGGCGGCGCAATGAGCTGGGGTGCCCCTAAAACGCTGGACAGCTTCCGCGTGTCCTCTCCTTTCTATGGGCTGGAGATACCGCAGGATGTGACCGTCTCGGCCCAGGTCGTCGCGCAGCCCGACCCGACACTGGCAGAGCGTGTGATCGCGTCGTTGAGCGATGGCACCCCGCTGGTCACCCGCAAGCAGGTAGGTCAGGGGCAGATCGTATTGTTTCACGTGACAGCCACGGCCGAGTGGTCGACGTTGCCGCTGTCGGGGCTGTTTGTGCAGATGATGGAACGGTTAGCGATTTCTTCATCCTCCGCCGGTATCGAGGCTTCGGACCTGCAGGGCACGACGTGGACGCCCCTGCGCGTGATGGACGGGTTTGGCACACTGTCTGACGCGGGGACGCTGCCCGGTGTGGACGGGGCTGATCTGATGGCCGCGCCTGCGGGCCCTGACCTGCAACCGGGGGTCTATGCCTCTGGCGATCGGCGAATCGCGCGCAATGTGGTGGTTGCAGATACCACACTGACCCCAGCAGCATGGCCAGCGGATGTGCCAGTACGTGGGCTTGATGTGGCCGATGAACAGCCGCTTGCCGGTTGGCTGTTGTCGCTGTCGATCCTGCTGCTGCTCGCTGATGTCATCGCGTCGCTGTCCTTGTCGGGGCGGCTGCTAAAGCACAGCAATGCCGCAGGGCTGTTTCTTGCCGCGCTGATCTATGCGCCGACGCAGGCCGATGCGCAGGCGGACGACAGCTTTGCCCTGAACGCC contains:
- a CDS encoding DUF4159 domain-containing protein codes for the protein MTVLGGIGFTAPWMLLALLALPILWLILRAVPPAPIRRRFPGVALLLGLSDDESVSDRTPWWLLLLRMLAVAALIIGLAGPILNPQEEQTQGTGPLLIVLDGSWAGATRWPQQTEALEAQLTRAARAGRTVGFLTLTRPEAPAFQSADAWRSRLAGFDPAPWQPAPADIDRAIEIADTLGGFDTLWFSDGLAYAGRDAMLDALQGKGSVEVYQTGADVLALAPATYEDGAITLTAKRALAGAERSVTITAQGRDPAGNMRVLASVPATFDAGSTQASAALSLPAELRARITRFDIAGQRSAGATTLVDDALRRREVGLIAGRENREGLELLSPLHYIEQALAPTADLIDGGIGDVLPANPDVIVLADIATLSEAEQDPLIDWIEAGGMLVRFAGPRIAASDVSRDTEDPLMPVRLRAGGRSVGGAMSWGAPKTLDSFRVSSPFYGLEIPQDVTVSAQVVAQPDPTLAERVIASLSDGTPLVTRKQVGQGQIVLFHVTATAEWSTLPLSGLFVQMMERLAISSSSAGIEASDLQGTTWTPLRVMDGFGTLSDAGTLPGVDGADLMAAPAGPDLQPGVYASGDRRIARNVVVADTTLTPAAWPADVPVRGLDVADEQPLAGWLLSLSILLLLADVIASLSLSGRLLKHSNAAGLFLAALIYAPTQADAQADDSFALNATAEMTLAYVVTGDASVDEISDAGLRGLSDTLYFRTSVEPANPIGVDLEQDELAFFPMLYWPITPDQPHPSDAAYRKLNDYLRSGGMILFDTRDANIAGFGAASPNGRKLQELAAPLDIPPLEPLPADHVLTRTFYLLQDFPGRHSGRDLWVEASPPDAEQVEGMPFRNLNDGVSPVVIGGNDWAAAWAVSSNGAPMVPIGRGFAGERQRELAYRFGVNLVMHVLTGNYKSDQVHVPALLDRLGQ